The Amycolatopsis sp. DG1A-15b genome contains the following window.
TAGACCGGGACGCCGATGCCGAAGACCGTGCCCTGGCCGAGCCAGAGGAACGCCGAGCCGGCGTCCACTTTGTACGTCGTCGCGCCCTCGGAGGTCAGGGCCAGCAGGAGCCCCCTGGCGAACAGCAGCGACGCCAGCGTCACGATGAACGGCGCCATCCCGGTGCGGGCGATGAGCAGGCCGTTGACGAACCCGATCAGCGAACACACCGCCAGCGGCAACAGGATCGCCACGACCAGCCCGTACTGCGCGCCGTACGCGGCGAGCACGCCACCGAGGGCGTAGTTCGAGCCGACCGAGAGGTCGATGCCGCCGGAGATGATCACGAACGTCATGCCGAGCGCGATCACCGCGAGGAACGAGCTCTGCAGCGCCAGGTCGCGCAGGTTGTCCGCGGATCCGAAGCGCGGGAAGGCGAACCACGCGGCGGCGATGCCGAGCACGAGCACGACGGCCGCGCCCTGCCGCTGCAGGACTCCGGCGAACGCGGCGTTGCGCGCGGCGGGTTCGGTGGTGGTGGCGGTCATCTGCTGCTCCGCTCGCGCGCGACGTAGACCGCGACGACGATGATGGCCGCCTGGACCATCTGCGCGGTCGAGTCCGGCAGGTTGTGCTTGATCAGGGTGGCGTGCACGAGCTGCATGAGCAGCGCGCCGAACACGGTGCCGAGCACGCGGACCCGGCCGCCGGTCAGCGGCGTGCCGCCGACGACGACCGCGGTGATCGCGGACAGCTCCATCAAGAGCCCGAGGTCGTTCGGGTCGC
Protein-coding sequences here:
- a CDS encoding ABC transporter permease, which translates into the protein MTATTTEPAARNAAFAGVLQRQGAAVVLVLGIAAAWFAFPRFGSADNLRDLALQSSFLAVIALGMTFVIISGGIDLSVGSNYALGGVLAAYGAQYGLVVAILLPLAVCSLIGFVNGLLIARTGMAPFIVTLASLLFARGLLLALTSEGATTYKVDAGSAFLWLGQGTVFGIGVPVYLTLVLFALGGLLLRRTRFGQSVFAIGGAEQSALLMGLPVARTKISLYTLSGALAGVAGILTAAYLQSGVTVIGVGTELDAISVVVIGGTLLTGGAGTIIGTLVGVLLRTLIQNVINQIGTLDSNYQTVVSGAFLLVVVVIQRLLARSRTR